TTCTACAGATCCGAGTGCAATTCGCTGTCCATAATCGGCTATGATTGGGTGCTGACTTTTGAAGTCAGAGTCATCTCTATGTTTTTTGATAAATTGATCGGTCGCCTCCAATCCTGATTTCCAGGCCGGTGTTGATCCCGAAATTTCCTTCTCTACTAATGACTTGCTGAGGAGGATGCGTGCTTCATCGACATAATCGCTTTTGCTATAATTTTCCTGGAATTTTTCGAAGAGCTGTATCGCCTGGGAATATTTTCCCGCTTCCATTTCCTGGACTGCTGCGTCAAAGTGTCGTTTGGCAGTATCACGCCCAATAATGAACCAGAAGGTCAGGGCTGTGAGCGCTAAAAGAATACCGCCGCCGGTAAGTGAGAGGACCAGCGGAGATCGCGTGATTTGCCGTTCCCCCGGGCGAACGGCATTTTTGGAAGATCGCTTGCGAATGCGATCTTTTAATGAAAGCGTACTTTTGTTTTCAGTCTCTGCTGTTTCACTTGTACCTTCTATTTCATCGGAAGCATGATCACTGGTGCGAGACAAAAAAGTGCGTTCAGGAGCTTGCGGAGTTTCTATAGAACTTCCAGCTTCAAGTAGTTCTGCAGCAGACTCCAGGTCGAGATCATCATCGGCTGGCAGTTCTTCGACTGGAAGTGGTTCTATTTTTTTGGATACCTTTTTTTCTTTTTTGGACTTCGAGACTTTGTTTTTTGCAGATTTCGCTTCTTGTTTCCTCGAAGATTCTTTGGTAGATTTGGAACGGGATGGACTGTTTTTTTCCTGTGGCTTTGGAGGGGAACGCAATTCCGCTTCAAGCTCGTCCTTGCTGATCGGCTGTAAATCGTACATTGATGATTCGTTTTGATTGTCGGAAGTATCGGGTAATGGAGAAGCCAGATCCAGTAGATCGACTTCGTCTAGAAACAGAATATCCGCTTCTCCGATCCGGATTAAATCGCCATCATTTAATAGCGTCCTTCCGGACATTGTTCCGTTGACGTCAATTCCATCGCTGGTTGCCGCAAGAATTTCATATCCCTTTTTATTCCAGCTAATACGGCATTGCATTGATGCAACACCTTCAATCTGCAAATCATTCGAAGTATGACTCCCAATGGATATTGGCTGTTTTTTGGATAACTCAATCTTTTGAGTTTTCCCGGATAATAGTGAAATTTCTAAACTGGCCATCTCAATCACTTATCTTTGCAGAATTGTAGGAAGTAGGTCATGCTTTGCATCATTGTACTTCTTCTGAGTCAGTCTTCAGGACCACGGTAAGAAGCGAGTCTGATTTTTTGCATACCAACTTCATTAGCCGCATCGACAACTGCGACTACTGTTTCATGTCTGGCAGCGTTGTGTGCACTAAGCACTAATTCCGACTTCGGTTTTCCACCCTGATCACGACGGTCCAAAATTGCTTGAACAATTTCGGATGGGTTTGAGAGTTTGATATCATCAACATAAATCCCATTATTGTTATCAATTTCGACAATGATCGACTCTTCACGAAAATCATCCAGAGTTTGTAACGACTGGGAAACACCATCTTCATCTGGATTCGGAGGAGGTACCTGAATACTCTTTTGCAGACTGAATGATGCGGTAATCATAAAGAAAATAAGTAAGAGAAAGGTGACATCCACCATCGGTGTCAGGTCCATTTCTTCAAATTCCGACTCCGCACTCCGAATGGAAAACGCTTCATCATCGTCTTCATCTTCTTCTACGTCATTTCTGGGTTTTGTGGGAGGAACTGTCGCAGTTTCTTTCGATGGTGTTTTAGCCTCTATTTTTTGGGATGCCATT
The Gimesia aquarii DNA segment above includes these coding regions:
- a CDS encoding ExbD/TolR family protein, with product MPIKFYCQKCGQKLSVASKKAGKSVSCPACQRQITIPLKSEDRRTEVAEKTPKAPPNTEKTPQTTSVNQEENQLLDDLDDLGPLGESWDEILEGDWEQAAAAEETAQPVIEKQVEEKEKSPPSSEEKQETKSQPEPVPELDTSESEERTPQSEPEMASQKIEAKTPSKETATVPPTKPRNDVEEDEDDDEAFSIRSAESEFEEMDLTPMVDVTFLLLIFFMITASFSLQKSIQVPPPNPDEDGVSQSLQTLDDFREESIIVEIDNNNGIYVDDIKLSNPSEIVQAILDRRDQGGKPKSELVLSAHNAARHETVVAVVDAANEVGMQKIRLASYRGPED